TATTGATTAAACAAATGGTCTATTCGATCCATCTCTTTACTCGTCGCCTTACTCGGACCTGAACCATTAACAAAAAGTCATAACAAAGCAGAAAAAGTTGATTCGAAAAGTGAAGTCTTTGGAAGTGTTTCACTTGTTTCAAAAGGATTCATCTTTAATCATTAATCAGCACACATCACAAAGAAATCAACTTTTCAgcataattaaacataaataaaccCCTAGGAAGGAAGATTCCGTTAAATTGATCGGGAAAGatagagggagagggagagaggaaCCTGAGCGAAAGAGATCCGTGGTGGAAGATGTGATTGAATCAGATTTCTTCTTCGATGCTGCAGAAGAACGACGCATCtgtaaagagagaaagagggagagaattagagaagaagaagtaatAAATAAGCAGAGAACACACAGAAGAGGAAAGAGTACCACCACGAACGAAAGCTTCTAGATGAGGAAAAGAAATCTGAGCTACAGACGATTAGTACCGCAACCTTTTTATATGTATCTACCCTATGTATTTTTATCGTatgtatatacaaaaaaaatcaagaaaaataaaaaaaggtacATATACacactttttatattatttttatttattctttttagttttcttaCTTGCAATTTATTTGCAAGAATCAAGGTGTATACATGCTACTGTAATCGAGATGTATACATGTTattgtgttcttttttttttttttggaacaaatATGTTATTGTGTTCATGTTTGTTTACATTACAATTTACAAATACCTGAAGATGTCTCTGCTTCTACTATAGATGGAGTTCAATGTCACTGAATCCTCTCTGAATTACCTGACAAAATGGTCTAGCTGCGTTACTGGTCAGGAAAAGGGTTTTTGGTTCCATCTCTGACACTTCAATGCTCTCAAGTAATCAGGATTAAAACTACTGTCAAGAATCAAGATTAGCTAGGTCCAGTTTTTGCTATTGGTTGGTTCAGTTTGGGGAATAGTTGACGAGAGAGAAAAGACCACACTTTCAAATGCCACAGTAATATTTGCTATGTAGGCTCTCTTAATGATCCAACTACAGACTGATGAGTTTGAACTTCGTTTTATTTGTCTTGTGGTTCTTTCACTTTCTAGGACAAAGATGGTAGCTTCAGGAGCATTTTTTGCATATGTGTTTTCTTCAGTTTGTTCTATGcattacattttatattttactgtCGCATATTATTCCCCAACCAAAACCTCAGGCCATGTCAAAGTGCAACTAGCCAACAACTTGCACCATCTCTTCCTTATGCTTTGTTGCATTGCAAAGTGCAAACACCATAGAAGCACTAAAACCCTTTTAGACTTTGGATATTTATGGGTATATTCTTGTACAGTCTTGGCTTATATCGAGCTATTTGAGCTTTTGTATGATAGTTATTTATCCTAGTCAAGACACAGTGTAAAAGAGTCTTTAGTTTTCCTCTGGACATATCTTCCCAACATCATTTCATTTGAATCCACTCATTATAGTGACTGAAGCTGTGTTCGTTTCTTAGCCGTAAGACGCAGCGGCAGCGACCAAAGATTAAACGGGAATCACATCAACACACAACACCCATGACCGCAGCGGCGATTAACAACACGCAACACCGATGACGCAGGGGCAGTAGAAGGGATTAACAACACGCAACACCGATGACGCAGGGGCAGTAGAAGGGATGCTGAAAATTTTAGCGGCACCGGCGTCTCGTTTTTTCTGTCTCCGAAAATCGTTGGCGGTTACTTTAACTTCAGTTTCTATTATTTTGATCATCATCACCGTGCTTTTTCTTGCCGCAGCGGGAGCGTCTTGCGGTTAACAAACGAACACGGCTTGATACAGTTTGGAATGGTACTTGATTAGCTTCTGTGACTAAATCATCTGAAGAAAACAGTTATGAATAAAGTACACTTTTATAACAACTACATTGAAAGTCAACGTTTTGAAGGAAGATAAACATGGATTGAATGAGCAAACGCATTCAATTACAACAGTGGCACATAATTCTAGATTTTCTCTCTGCCATTGAAGTGTGTGATGATGATAATACTCATCTTCCTCTCAGCATTTACTTCTCCTACCTACATTTCCCATGAGATGAATACACATTattcttaattatattatttgttttaaaagagCCAAAATGGACTATATTAAGCTCTCTAtcaaataaagaagaaaagatCAAGCAAAGTAAAACAGAAAAGAAGGATGAGAACAAAACAACTTGTTGTCgttggatttttgttttcactacTCCTTTTGGTCGACTCTCACACAACTGAGTCAATATCAGATCATGAAGAGAACGCAAACGCAAAAGCTGTAACCGTAAAGGATCATAAGCAGATAAACAGAGGAAGACGCAGTGGTAGCGGTCAGAATCGTGGACGCAGAAGCTGCGATCCACTCTTCCAATACTTATTCGGAATCTGTGGCCGTTGGCCTTTTCCTACAACACCTTCACCGGATAACCCTTTCCTCCCTTTTCAACCACCACGCCAGCCACCGCGTCCAAGACCACGTCCACCGCCGTTGGTTccatctccaccaccaccgcgTGCACCATCACGTCCAAGACCGCGTCCAAGGCCAACTCCACCGCCTTTAGTTCCatcaccacctccaccacccCCTACGCCTCTTGTTCCTTCACCTCCTCCTCCCTCTCCACCACCTATTTTCATATTCCCTTCGCCGCCGCCACCAGTACTAGCGTTCCCGCCACCGTTGGTTCCATCTCCTCCGCCGCCACAACCACCGCCATTATGGCTGCCACCACCCGTGTTCACTCTACCACCGCCATTGGATGAGTTTCCACCTATGCCACCAATAATTTGGGTGCCTCCTCTGGATGTTCCCGGTCAATCATCGCCAGCGGAGGACTTTGATCTGATAACTCCTTAGTTAATGGAATCCCCTACGTTGTAACACAAAGTCATGTTCTGTTTACTTCTCTAGCTTGTAAGATTACTAAATAAGTATGCAATGTAACGTAACGATTTTGATTTCCTCTAAAATCTATAGTTTCGTGAGTA
The nucleotide sequence above comes from Brassica napus cultivar Da-Ae chromosome A9, Da-Ae, whole genome shotgun sequence. Encoded proteins:
- the LOC125578235 gene encoding leucine-rich repeat extensin-like protein 3, whose protein sequence is MRTKQLVVVGFLFSLLLLVDSHTTESISDHEENANAKAVTVKDHKQINRGRRSGSGQNRGRRSCDPLFQYLFGICGRWPFPTTPSPDNPFLPFQPPRQPPRPRPRPPPLVPSPPPPRAPSRPRPRPRPTPPPLVPSPPPPPPTPLVPSPPPPSPPPIFIFPSPPPPVLAFPPPLVPSPPPPQPPPLWLPPPVFTLPPPLDEFPPMPPIIWVPPLDVPGQSSPAEDFDLITP